The Phyllostomus discolor isolate MPI-MPIP mPhyDis1 chromosome 4, mPhyDis1.pri.v3, whole genome shotgun sequence genome window below encodes:
- the LOC114495042 gene encoding ribose-phosphate pyrophosphokinase 2-like: MVLVGDMQDRVTILVDDMADTCGTICHAADKLLTAGASKVCAVLTHGIFSGPAISRINNASFAAVVTNTVPQDDKMTHCSKIQVIDISMILSEAIRRTHNGESVSYLFSHNLL; the protein is encoded by the coding sequence ATGGTCCTAGTGGGTGACATGCAGGACCGCGTGACCATTCTTGTGGATGACATGGCTGACACATGTGGCACAATCTGCCACGCAGCAGATAAGCTGCTCACGGCCGGAGCCTCCAAAGTTTGTGCTGTCCTTACCCATGGGATCTTCTCTGGACCGGCTATTTCTAGAATCAACAATGCCTCCTTTGCGGCTGTTGTCACAAACACAGTTCCTCAAGACGACAAAATGACTCACTGCTCCAAGATCCAGGTTATTGACATTTCAATGATCTTGTCTGAGGCAATCCGCAGGACTCACAATGGTGAATCCGTGTCTTACCTGTTCAGCCACAACCTGCTGTAA